One region of Pseudomonas alvandae genomic DNA includes:
- a CDS encoding integrase core domain-containing protein, which translates to MPWRELKPMDLKLLFIADFIKGPPSFSALCQAYEISRKTGYKWVERYEREGPAGLEEHSRRRLTQEWVVPLAVREAIIELRGRGETEPGPKKIQAALLERFPDQAPPSKTSIYNILKKAELVKPRRLRQRVAVYPKPLQKAEAPNQLFSADYKGQFLTGAGVWCYPLTIMDHASRFLLACHSMASTNFQETQAVFTQVFREHGLPERIRTDNGVPFASKGRAGLSQLSIWWLRLGIIPERIAPGRPEQNGRHERMHRTLKSTLPSPPAVAWEAQQRHFDRFRQHYNYERLHEALNQKTPASCYEPSSRQYPEKLPEMTYPSHIDSLQADCSGIVNRRGVRIYVGYVLKHQTIGLEQIEDGIWDVIFGPIILGRIDVRDAIDGYVTLRVLPM; encoded by the coding sequence ATGCCATGGCGAGAGCTGAAACCTATGGACCTGAAACTGCTGTTCATTGCGGACTTCATCAAAGGCCCGCCCAGCTTCAGTGCGCTTTGCCAAGCCTACGAGATCAGCCGCAAGACTGGCTATAAATGGGTCGAGCGGTATGAGAGGGAAGGGCCCGCCGGACTGGAAGAACATAGCCGTCGTCGGCTTACCCAGGAATGGGTAGTGCCGCTGGCTGTCCGTGAGGCGATCATTGAGTTACGCGGTCGGGGTGAGACAGAGCCTGGCCCCAAGAAAATTCAGGCGGCTTTGCTCGAGCGTTTTCCTGACCAGGCGCCGCCATCAAAGACGTCGATCTACAACATCCTAAAGAAAGCTGAGCTGGTCAAACCACGCCGATTGCGTCAACGAGTGGCGGTTTATCCCAAACCACTGCAGAAAGCAGAGGCTCCCAACCAGCTATTCAGCGCCGATTACAAAGGCCAATTCCTGACAGGTGCGGGCGTCTGGTGCTATCCATTGACGATCATGGACCATGCCAGTCGTTTCTTGCTCGCTTGCCACAGCATGGCTAGCACCAATTTCCAGGAAACCCAGGCGGTGTTTACTCAGGTGTTTCGTGAACATGGTCTGCCGGAGCGCATTCGTACCGACAATGGTGTTCCGTTTGCGAGCAAAGGGCGTGCGGGCCTTTCCCAGTTGTCCATCTGGTGGTTGCGTCTAGGGATCATTCCCGAGCGGATCGCCCCCGGCAGGCCGGAGCAAAATGGCCGACATGAACGTATGCATCGAACGTTGAAAAGCACTCTTCCGTCACCCCCTGCAGTAGCGTGGGAGGCTCAACAACGGCACTTTGATCGTTTCAGGCAACATTACAACTATGAGCGTTTGCACGAGGCTCTTAATCAGAAGACACCCGCGTCCTGCTATGAGCCTTCGTCCCGCCAATATCCCGAGAAGCTTCCCGAGATGACCTACCCGAGCCATATCGATAGCCTCCAAGCGGACTGCTCGGGCATCGTCAATCGTCGTGGTGTAAGGATCTACGTCGGCTATGTGCTCAAGCACCAGACCATTGGACTGGAGCAAATAGAGGACGGGATCTGGGATGTTATCTTCGGTCCAATCATCCTTGGACGGATTGATGTAAGAGATGCCATTGATGGCTACGTGACACTCCGGGTGTTACCTATGTGA
- a CDS encoding DUF6124 family protein, which translates to MFKATPNPPGSPGNASDKSSKSKKLDEAAERVLDYYLNPKPADQSSNKSQGPQLFMVAPDIDTETLLANASEDLLSISAIAANLADDVDGSRRSVILAISRMADGVHLLVERAMDRLEVQATI; encoded by the coding sequence ATGTTCAAAGCAACTCCAAATCCGCCAGGAAGCCCTGGCAACGCCTCTGACAAATCCTCGAAATCCAAAAAACTCGACGAAGCCGCCGAACGCGTCCTCGACTATTACCTCAACCCCAAACCCGCCGATCAATCCTCGAACAAATCCCAAGGGCCCCAACTCTTCATGGTCGCCCCGGACATCGACACCGAAACACTACTGGCCAACGCCTCCGAAGACCTGCTGTCCATCAGCGCCATCGCCGCCAACCTGGCAGATGACGTCGACGGCTCGCGCCGCAGCGTGATCCTGGCGATCAGCCGCATGGCGGATGGGGTGCATTTGCTGGTGGAACGGGCGATGGATCGGCTTGAGGTTCAAGCCACTATCTGA